TATCGATCAGGTCGCCGATCAAGAGGTTCCCGCCGCCGCCCAGCATTTTGGAAATAATAAACGTGCTGACTGACGGTACAAAGACCATTGTCACACCTGAAATCACCCCGGGCATGCTCATGGGCAGAATCACTTTCAGGAACACCTTGCGCCGCCCCGCACCAAGATCCTGCGCCGCTTCAATCACACTCTGGTCGATTTTGGTCAGCACCGAGTAAATTGGCAGAATCATATACGGAATATAGTTATACACCATGCCCAGCACAACTGCACCGGCCGTGTTAATCAGGTGCAGCCGGCCAAGGCCCAGACTGACAAGGAACGTATTGATAATTCCGCTGTCCTCCAGCAGGGTCATCCATGCATAGGTGCGCAGCAGAAAGTTCATCCACATGGGGAGCATCACCAGCATGATCAAGATGGCCTGCCGATGTGAGCTGGTACGCGAAATCAGATATGCCAGAGGGTAACCCATCAAGAGCGAGATCACGGTTGCGATCAGGCCGAGCCAGATGGAGCGCAGGAACACATTGGAATACTGGCCCACCTCGGCAAGATTGCGCAGAGTAAAGGCACCGTGCTGGTCGGTAAAGGCAAAATAGCCCACCAGTATCATCGGGACAATGATAAAAATACCCATCCAGGTAAGATAAGGTGCGGACACCGTTTTCGATTTGATCATTCAGTTCTCCGCCTCCTCTTCCTCTTCCGGGGGCTGAGAATCCTCCTCCATCTCATCGCTGAAGGTGCTGTAATCGCCGAACGTGCCGGAATATTCCGATTTTTTCATGATATGAATGTCGTCGGGCTGCAAAATCAGGCCAATCTCGTTGCCGACCTCCTGGTATTCCGTGGACTGGATCATCCACTTGAAATCCTGCACATCTACAATAATCTCGTAATGGACGCCCTTGAAATTAACTGACGTCACCACACCGGAGATATGGCCCTCCACGGGAGAAACAACCTCAATATCCTCTGGGCGGATGACGACATCCACCGGCTCCATGAGACGAAAGCCCTTGTCGAGGCAGTCGAATTTGCGCCCGGCAAACTCCACGAGGAAATCGCGGTGCATGACGCCGTCGATGATATTACTCTCGCCGATAAAATCGGCGATAAAGGCATTCTGCGGCTCGTTGTAAATATCTTGAGGCGTGCCGATCTGCTGGATGCGGCCTTTATCCATAACGACAACGGTGTCGGACATGGAAAGGGCCTCTTCCTGATCGTGCGTGACAAATACAAAGGTAATGCCCAGCTGCTGCTGAATCTTTTTCAGCTCGGCCTGCATGTCTTTGCGCAGCTTCAAATCGAGCGCGCCGAGCGGCTCATCCAGCAAAAGCACCTTGGGCTCGTTCGCCAGCGCCCGCGCAATGGCAACGCGCTGCTGCTGCCCGCCTGAAAGCGAATTGACGCTGCGGTGAGCAAAGCCATTCAGATTCACCATCTCGAGCATACGGCCAACTGTTTCGCGGATCTGCGTCTCCGGCTTTTTGTGTACCCGCATACCAAACGCAACGTTTTCAAACACGTTCAGGTGCGGGAACAAGGCGTATTTCTGAAAAATGGTATTAACCTCCCGTTTATGTGGCGGAAGGTCATTGATCTTTTTCCCATTAAAAAAAACATCGCCTGTGTCGGGCGTGACAAATCCGCCGATAATACGCAGAGTCGTGGTTTTGCCACAGCCCGAAGGCCCCAGCAGCGTAACGAACTCACCGTCGCGGATATTGAGATTGAAGCTTTTCAGCACATTCTCTTTGCCAAACGACACATCAATGTTTTGCAATGAAATAATTGTGTTATTCTCCATTTGTGCATCCCCTTTGCGGTAATAGTTAAGTTGCGCTAAACCAAATTCCGGCTCTAACGCAAGCCCAGCCTCGCCGTATTCATTGCCCCCCCGCAAAGGATTTTTCACAATCACTGCTGACTGCGGCAACAGAGCGAAGCCGATGTTTCTCAGATGCAAACGCAACGAGTAAAAGAAAGCGTGTTTCTCAGAAAGATACAAATATCATCCTTTCAGAACACTCTTTAAGATAATAAAGTGAAAAACGCGATTTGTCAAGATATGATTTGATTTTTTACCGAATTTTGATATTTAGTGAATATATTACGCGCATCATACGGGTTTTTATCGATTTTTCTTCCATATCCTTTGATTTTCACACTTTTTATTATCGGCAATTCCCTTTAAACAGTCGGATGAAAGACTGTGGGTTTCTACCCCTTCCCACGGCGGGAGGGGAACAACGCAATCCCCTTTTTTAAATGACATTGCGATACCACTCCCTGAAAATAAAAGAGCGGCAGGGAGGAAAGCCCGCCCTGCCGGAAAAAAGAAATATCCAGTATGGTTCAAAAGGATTTGATCGGCATTTACTATTACCAGTATACCACCGATGTAAAGCCAGCGCCAATGCGGCACACTGCAAAACGGCGCGCGCAATCAGGAAGCCGGGGCCAGAAGCTCCTCGGCAGCCTGCATCACATCAGAAGGCACCGGGTCACTTACCGCTGTTTGCTGCACAGCGGCTTGTTCCTCCGCCAGCGCCGCAGCCTGACATGCCTGCGCCTCAGGTGTTAAAGCACTCCCGTCAATAATACCATCGTCCCCGATGGTGTAAATCTTATCCCCGATGGTGCGGGTCGTCTTAATAGCATATTCGCCGTTCTCATAGTAATATTCGTTTCCATCATATGTAACAAATCCCGTAGAGGGGTAGCTCAGCTGGGTCAGCTTGAACCATGTCGTCCATTTATTTCTGGCACGCCCGAAAACGGCTTCTTTTTTTACGTCGTACCCGACATCGCGGTTATCGATGGCAGTGTTATTGCCAACGTAAACGCCAACGTGGCCCGGCTGGTACAGAATCAGGCCATGCGTTCTGGGCAAAGAGGACGAGTCACTGTAATTGATGGTTCCTTTAGACTTGGCCGCCTTCAGCATCCCGCTGCCGGTACCGGAAACAGCTGACAGACTGGGATTGGGATTCGTCTTTTCTCCCGTCCACCACAAATAGGATTTGATCAGGCCGGAGCAGTCCGTATAGCGTGCTCCGTTTCTTATCTGACCGTAGGAGCCGTAATTATATTTCCATTTTTCGGTATAGGCTTTCAAGACATGCTCGGACAAGCCGACGCTGGTCTTCACTTCTGCCGCCTGTGCGGGCACGCACAGACCGGTAACGGTTAACAGACAAAAAGCAAACGCAGCGACTGCCGCCAATAATTTCTGCATCCCTGAAATCCTCCCTGTTTTCAAATCATTTGCGAAAAGCATCCGCATTACAAAATATTACAACTGTAACAAATTGGTTACAGTTTAACATAATCATTGGAAGATTTCAAGTTAAAATTCAATTATTTTGTTTTTATTGAAAAACGATTTGTAGAAAATAACAGGAATATTTTATCATAATCAACAAAAACCGTCCTGTGGTGCAAATTTTCGGGGGTTGTCCCTCTCTGAATTATGTCACCTAAAGATTCACACTGCTCTTTCGTGGTTAACCAACAGCTACAGCCAAATCACAAAGCAAAAGGGATGCCCCGCGGGATCAATCATGGTAATCCATTTTTCAGCGTCATACTGCACGCTGGCCTTTACCGCCCCGCAGGAAACAGCATGCTGTACGGCAAGCTCCAGCTGTTCCTGGTTGTGTACCGTAAAATCCAAATGGGTCATTTGCTGCTGAGCGCCCGGTTCGTCCGGCCACACAGGCGTAATGTAGTCTTCGTTTTGCTGAAAGGCAATTTTCACACCGCCGGACGGAGAAATAATATCCGTCCACTCACCCTCTTCACCATAATTTTTCTTCCAGCCCAAAAGTCGGATGTAAAAATCTGATAAAGCGGCCATATCTTTGCACTCCAACACAACAGCGTCAAGCGCAATCGGCAGTAACCCTTTCGTATTCATAACAGCACCTCTTTTTTTCTGATCACACCATGATTTCGAGAGCGGATATTGCTAGACGCTACCAAAATCAAAGCATTACGGTAACTGAGGCTGAAACTCCTGATCCGCTCCTGTCATTTCAGAGGAAAGTGTGTTCTCCTTTTGAGTACACAAATTTTCTCGCAGCAAAGTCTCCGCCTTATTTGCGGGCATCGGCCGGTAATAGTAAAAGCCCTGCACCTCGTCGCACATTTTCTGGCTGAGAAATGCAAGCTGCGGCTCTGTTTCTACGCCCTCGGCAATTACTTTCATCCTTAAATTCTTGGCAAGATTGATAATGATTTTTGAGATTGCCCGGTCTTTACTGTCCTTCTCAATCCCGTGAACAAATTGCGTGTCCATTTTAATTCGGTCTATGGGCAGAAGCTTTAGCCGGCTGAGGGAGGAATACTCTGTTCCAAAATCATCTATGGAAATGGACACTCCCAGCGCCTTTAACTGATGGAGCATGGAAACAATGTTGTCTGTATTGCCATTAGCCACACTCTCAGTAATCTCCAGTTCCAGGCAGTGCGGCGGCAGATTTGTTGTTTGCAATATTTCCTCTACCAGCTGGTGAAACTTCGGATTCCGGAGCTGCTGCACGGAAACGTTGACCGCCATACGCAGATTTTCACAGCCCATCTCCAGCCAGCGCTTATTCTGCAGGCAGGCCTCACGCATCACCCATTCACCAATTGCGTAAATCAGCCCGGTCTGCTCCGCCAGCGGGATAAATTCCGCTGGGCCGACGATCCCTCGCTCCGGCAGATTCCAGCGGACCAGGGCCTCCATCCCAACAATCTGGCGCGTGGCCACGTCGATCTGTGGCTGGTAGTACAGCACAAGCTGATTCTTTTCCAGCGCATGGTAGAGCCGGTTAACCATCTGCGTTTTTTCCTGTATTTCATCCTTCATCTCCTGGGAGCAAATCACATAACGGCCTTTTCCCTCACTTTTCGCGCGGTACATGGCTGTATCCGCATTTTTGAGGAGGAGTTCCGGAGCATCCCCATCCTGCGGGTAAAGAGCCACACCGGCACTCACCGTAACAAAAAATTCCTGCTCCGCCAACTGAATCGGCCTCTGCACCACCTCCATCAGCCGGTCCATCACCCTAATCAGCTCCTCCCCGGAGGAAATCTGGTTGAGCATCAGGATAAATTCATCCCCGCCAAAGCGGGCCACTTCGTCCCCAGTCCGAATCGACTTTTTCAGCGCCTTAGAAACCTCCATCAAAAGTCGGTCTCCCTGATCATGCCCCAAGGTATCGTTTACCGACTTGAACGCGTCGAGATCCAGAAACACAACGCCGATCATTTTATGGGCCTTTTCCGCGCTGCAAATCTGTTCCGCGAGCTTTTTCTTGAATTGGGTGCGGTTGAGCAGACCGGTCAGCTGATCGTGAAATGCAAGATAATTCAGCTTCTTCTCGTCATCCGCCTTAATCACAGCGTCGGAAAGGATCAGCCCAACAATCTCGATAAACGCGATCGAATCCAGATTCCACATAGAAAGAGGGCGGCTTGCGTGAAACCCGAGGAACCCCATAATCCCACCCTTGCTCCGGATCGGTACGGCGACAAGCGCACGAATGCTGTGCGCAAGCAGCAGGGCCCGCAGCTTTGCGGCCGCACGGGGCAGGAAGCGGGTATCCTTCAGTACAAGAGCCTCTTTGTCTTTCAACTGCCGGAAGATTTCCGGACAGATGCTTTGCGTTGCGTCGTCTAAAGTATTTGGGGGCCGATCAGTTGCTTGGGATACCCACTCCACCGCATAACGCACGGTGGCCGTTTTCGTATTCAGCAGCACCAGATAGGCCCGGTCGCATTCGATGAAGCTTCCACACCGCTCCAGCGCCGCATACAGCTTTGTATCAATGTTCAGCTCGCGGGAGGACACGAAGCTGTGAGAAATATCTGACGCGATGGACTGCATGGTAAGATGATTACTGTTTTCCCTGAGCCTGCTTGTATAGATTTTATTCACATACAGCGCAAAGGCTGCGGCAAAGAGAATCACTCCGATTCGGCCCAGATAATTTTTCTCCGACACGATAAGCACCTCGGGCGGTGTGTACCCCCACGCAAATAGTTGTGTTAAAAACGCGGAGACGATCACGGTCGATAGGATAATCAGCCGGTTAAACAGCAGGCAAATAATCATCAGCACAAATGCAAATGACCAGGAAACATCGATTCCCCTGTCGGAAAACCAAAGCGTATAAAATGGAATCATCAACGCAAAAGACAAGGACACCAGCATCTCCTTAGCAATGTCCTTAAGCTGCAAATGTTCAACGGAAGCTAAAAAGATCGCGAAAATCACCAGCAGTCCGCTCACCGCTTCCACGGGAATTGCATTCTCATGCTCGTCATAAAAAGACCGGCCGGCAAACAGAAGAGCCGCACCAACAAATAACACCAGCCCCAAATACAGGTAAACATTCGTACGGGTTGATTTAGAAAGGATCATCTCATTCTGGCTGATGGCGGCCGGCTGCAGAAAATGATACCGGTTGATGCAGTAGCCGACCGCAAAAATCATTACGAGCGCAAAGACAGCAGACACCTGCGGAAAACGAACGGGAAGAAATGCGGGCAGAACGTCTGTTGCATACCCCAGCACTGAGGCTATTAAAAAAGAGAAGGTGATGATTTTCGCCTGCTTCTTCTCATTGCTCGAGGAGGAACGTTTCCCCCACCGCAGCAACAGCACTGCGGCCAAGGTGACATAAAGGACGATATAAATATAGTAACACCAATCCCATCCGTCCGTTTTTGAAGTATTCACCCAGCCGTATTGTGTGCGAACCAGCGTATCGGGATTTAGTCCGAAAAGGGGAAAAACGGTAAAGGCACAAATCGCTAAAGCGGCGGGCAGATAGATCAGTAAAAACAGCCACCGTTTCTTCAGCAGCGCCTCTCGTCCCGTCAGCAGCAGAACAGCGTGCATCGTCAGGCTGCCGATCATTCCCCAGCCCAGCGGCGCAACGCGACGGCCGATCGCGCAGATTTCCTCCGTTCGGGCCGCGCCGGTCAGTGCAAGGCCAAACGCCCACACGGCCAGCGCCGCGCAGATTGCCAAAAACAGCCGATTCAGGCGCGTCAAGCTGCCGCCAACGGCGTAAAGCCCGCAGGCCACAGACGCACCGCAGGTCATTAAAAGCAGTACGCTGTACGTTTCTTTGATCAAATAATCACTCTCCATTTGCCATTGCGGGCACTTCGCCCTTTCGCAACCCGCATTCCCTTATGATTCCTGCCGCATCCCGTTGCGGCCAAAGTCAGGACAACGGCGAAAAATCTCCTCCAACTCCCCGGGGGGCATGGGCCTGAAATAATAATAGCCCTGAACCTCATCACACATCTTCTGGCTTAAAAAACGCAGCTGCTCTTCGGTTTCCACACCTTCTGCAATCACCTTCATCTCAAGGCTTTTCGCCAGATGAATGATGACCTGCGCGATTGCACGGTCTTTATCGCTATGCTCAATGCCCCATACAAATTGTATATCCATCTTGATCCGGTCGATCGGCAGCAGCTTTAATCGTTCCAACAACGAATACTCTGTTCCAAAATCACCAATCGATATAGAAACACCCAACCGTTTCAGCCGGTTCATTAAAACAACCATGTCGCCAACCCTGCCGTTAGCTACGCTCTCGGTTACCTCTAGTTCCAGATATTCCGGGGGCAGCTCCGTTTTGTGCAGCACATCCGCCACCTGCTGCACAAAGCCCCTGTTTTCCAGCTGCTGTACAGAAATATTAACCGAGATGCGAACCGGAGGGAGTCCCATATTCTGCCATGATTTACACTGTGCGCAGGCAGTTTCGAGTACCCATGCTCCGATGGGCTGAATTAGGCCCGTCTGTTCGGCCAGGGGGATAAAAACGGCTGGGCTGACAAATCCGCGATCGGGCAGCTCCCACCGCAGAAGAGCCTCAATCCCCATGATCTCACCGGTTTTCAGGTCGATCTGCGGCTGATAGTGGACGCTGAGCTGCTTTTTTTCCATGGCCCGGTAAAGCAGATTGCTCAGCCTAGCGTTTTCCATGGCTTTCTCTTTATAGGCCTGCAAACACAGAGCGAACTGGTTCTTACCCATTCCTTTCGCTTCGTACATTGCAATATCGGCATGTTTCATCAGTGTTTCCGCATCTGTTCCGTCGCATGGATACCGGGACACGCCGATGCTGCCAGTCATATAAAAATTCTGACCGTGCAGAATGATCGGTCTTTGAATGGCCTCCAAAATCCCACGGACCGTCTGAATAAGCTTGTCCTCATCTGATGCCTGACTCAGCATCAGTACAAATTCATCCCCGCCGATCCGCGCCACCACGTCGCCCGGCCCAATGCTGCCGGCAATCGCCTTCGATACCCGCTGGAGAATCAGGTCGCCCATATCATGCCCCGTGGTATCGTTAATGGATTTAAAGGCGTCGAGATCGATAAAAGCGACCCCGATTTTTGCATTGCTCCTCTTGGCACGCTCGATTTCCAGATTTAACTGATGCTTGAATGACAAGCGGTTTGGCAGCCCCGTGAGCGGATCGTGATACGCGGCCCATTTGATCTTTTTGCGATCATCTACCTTAGCGGCCGCATCGGTGACCGTATCGGCCACAATTGATAAAAAAAGCGGCGGCTCCTCCGCCCAGTTTTTGTCCGCAGACGATGTGGCAAAGCTCATAAGACCAAACTCTTCCCCGTGCCTGACGAGGGGCGTGAGGACAAATCCGCGGATTCCCATCTGCTCAAGCTGTTCCTTGATTATTTTATCCTTCAGCACAAGCTGCTCCACATCCGGCACCGCAAGCACCCGGCTTTCGGGGATCCTCTCGGAAAGCTCCTTACACAAAAAAGGCGAGCCGCTTTTGCAGATGGAGTGGATGGAAGTCACTTCATCTGCCCGCCATTCGCGGCAATAATGAATGACGCCAGTTTCCATGTTCCAAAGAGCCAAATAGGCCCACTCGCACTGGAGGAACGAGCCACACCTCAAAAGGACGCTTTCCATCTTCTCATCGAAGCTGTGTTCATCCACTGAAACCATACTGTACGCAATTTCGGCAATCAGCGTCTGCCGGTATGCGTACCCGGCATTTTCCTTGAGCCTGCTCCGGTACACCTTGCTGATATAAAAGCTCATCATTCCGGTCAGCGCGATCAGGCCCAACCGGATCATATAATCCGCGGAATCGAGCGTTACCACCGCAAACGGTGTAACACAATAGACCAGCAGCTGAGTCTGGCCGGCAGAAAGCAGAACGGTAATGAGCAGAATCCGTTTATTAAACAGCAGGCTGACCATCAGAAGCGGGAAAAAAAACGACCAGATGGTAATGCTGCCATAAACAATAAACCGCAGCGTGACAAAAGGGATCAGCAGAGAAAACAGTACTGCAAAAACAAGCTCCTTGAACAGCTCGTCAAGCGCAAGCCTGCTGAGAAGTAAAGTGACACCGCCGATCAGCACCAGCAGTCCACTCAACAAAAAGGTGGATGGCTGCGCGGTTTCCCGATAAAAGAAGTGCTGGTTGAACAGATTCATCATGCTCCCGATCAGGAAGAAAAAGCCTAAAATCCGATACACCATGGTGCGGTTTGCCCGGTCTAATATGGTTTCGTTGGGATTTGCTGCATCCGGCTGCATAAAGCCAGATCGTCTGACGCAATGGCTGATCGCCAGAATAGGCAGCATAAAAAAGAGTGGCGCAATACTCGGCTTCTCAATCTCCCGCAAAGGCAGAACCAGCTCTACGGCCGTGCTGAGCGCAATGCAAACCCACAGTGAATTCAGCAACAGACCGGCCTGCTTTTGCACTTTTGCGGGTTCCGTCTTTGAGCTCCAGTTTTTCAGAATCAGCACAATGAAAAGAAGGCAGACAATGTAATAGCAGTAAAATGCGTGATACCAGGCGTTTGAGATCATGTTTGCACAGCCAAGCGCCGTTGGGAGTATACCGCCCTTCACAGACCCAAGCAGCGGCTGCACCGTCAGGCCATAGATGAGCACCGCGCCCGGCGCGTAGATCAGCAGGGAAACCCATGGCTTTTTCGCAAATGAGGAATGCCCGGTCAAATACAGGATATAATGCAGCAGGAACCCAAACATGGTTACATAGCCGACGGGTGCAAGGACGCTCCCAGCAAATCGGATCATTGGTAAGGAGCCGGCGGCCTGAATGGCCAGACCAAGCGTCCAGAGGAAAAAGGAAACTCCCATGGCTGTAAATATTTTGTTGATGGAAGGCCTGTAGTTTCCCTGAACCGTATACAACACGCACGCAACCGAAGCGCCGCCGCTCGCCGTCAGCAGCACCGGTAACAGCAAAGAGAGTCTCACCTTTTTTCCTCCAAACAACAAATCCTTCTGTCGTACGGTTAACAAAATAGTTATTAAAATGATAAAAAAACTTGTTATATTATTTTATCGGTTCCACTTTTCAGGAATGAAGAGAGCAAAATTTCATAATGGATATTGGTTTATGAAAACAGATACTCAATTGCAAAAAATTCAACTTTCGTTTATAGTGGAAATACAGAGACCAATGAATTTGGATCTGGACGAGGTGTGATATGGAGAAAAGGGAAGAAAAAATCAAGCGCTTGCTGGATACCTTTTATAAAGTGACACAAATGGAAGCCCTGTTTTTCGACCGCGATCTGAACGCTGTTTCCTGCCAGTTGAACAGGCATGCGTACGAAGATTTGCTGGAGCTCAGCGCAGGTAAAATAGAAGTTTTTGTTCACGGTCTCTTTGAAAACGACACCGTTTCCCATCAAAATTTCTATACCTTTTTTCTGAACAATAACCTTGTCTGCAACATTTTCGCCCCGTTCGGCAACACGGAAGCTTGCGGTGCATTTGTGACTCAGCCGGCTTTGCTGAGCGCACTGAAAAGCTCTGAAATCGATATGATACTGGCCGGCCTCTCTCTCGACTCCGAGAAGCGGGACCGGTACAAGCAGGCCCTGCAGAGGGCGCCTGTTATTTCGTACGACAGAATCATGCCCCTCGGGCAGACGCTCAGCTCCCTGTCACGCTCGGTATTTGACGAGATGGAATTTCACCAGATATTGTGCGGCGGCGATCTTGACCCGGCTTCGTCCCAGATGATTTTGCCCACCCTGCCCGCGAACCGAATCCACAACTCTGTTATGGTAGACAGGCACGGCGGCTACCTGATGTACAGGAAGCTCAAGGACTCCGTTTCAAAGGGCGACGCCAGCGCACTTTTAAAAGCGATTAGCGGCATCAGCGCCGGGAGCGTACCGATGGATCACCTTTCCTCCAAAAGCTATGTCCGTTCCCTGAAAAACAGCTTTATCGAGGTGTGCGCCATGTGCCGCTTTTTCGCCATTGACGCCGGAGCGCCTTACCTTAAAACGGCAGATATAACGGAAGAATATATTGATCAAATGGAGAATACTGAAAACATTAACGATATTTATGAGCTGATGAAATCCGCTTTACTGGCCTTTACCAGACTAGTGGCCGTGACACGGATTACCGGCTATTCAAAACCGGTGAAGCTTTCAATGGAATATATAGAAACGCATTATAAAGAGAAAATCACACTTGGCATTTTGGCACAGCGAGTCAACCTGAGCAAGTCTTATCTTTCGAACTTAATCAAAAAGCAAACCGGTCTGGATATGGCCGACAATATCAATAAGGTACGCATTGCGGAAAGCAAAAAAATCCTACTGCGGTCGAGAGTCAGTGTTTCAGAGCTTTCTTCTATGGTTGGCTATTCGTACAGCAATCATTTTGCCAGAATTTTCAAACAGTTCACCGGCATGACACCATCGGAATTTAAAAAGTCCACCGCCGCGGAATCGAAAGAAGAGCGAGAAACGCAGGAGTTGATCCACCAAATTCTTGAGCAGTTCGCTCACACCCTAACAATGTACCCAGGAATGATTGACGTGATTCGGATCGTAGACCCAGTTTCGCACCTTTCATGGGTTCGCCCGCACCACGGAGAAACCGTACAAGGCACATGCTATGAATTTTGGAGCAGGAACAAATCGTGTGACAAGTGTATTTCTCAAATGGCCTTTTCTCAGAATAAATCGTTTATGAAAATCGATCAGAAACCGGACAGCTCCTTTTTTGTTATTGCGGCCCCGGTGAATATTGGCCGAAGGAAATATGTTCTGGAGCTGCTGAAAAACATTTCGGAAGACTTTTACGACTGCACAGCTCCCGCACGCGACGGACATTGGGAGAATTCTCGTTTGCCCGCCCTGCCCAGGTAAGAACGCAAGCTTTTATTCAGCCACTTGGACCCTCGGGTGCCTTTACAAGCCGCACCCTCGCGATGGATAGGGCAGATATAAAAAAACAGTTGTCAGGAACTTTTCCTGACAACTGTTTTTTTCCTGTGGATACTCTTGTTCAAATCCCACCGCGGGTGAGTGCTTTCTTTCCGGCCTGATCGACACCGAGAATGGCCTGAATCAGCTTTTCTTCCGTGGGGTTTCCGGGAGCATATTCCCACTCTACCACAGAGGCTGCTTTTTTAGCGACCACCGGCAGATCCGCTTCAGTCAGGCCAATCTGCCCCATGGTAACGGGAAGCCCGATGCTGCGGTTAAACGCCAAGATTCTGTCCCTTTCTTCCATCTGGTTGTCATACGTTAAAAGACAGAGCACGCCAAATGAAACGATTTCACCGTGCAGATGCTTTTCACAGGCGGGAATCAAGGAGCTACCATAATACACACAGTGGGCAAGCGAGCTATTGTAATAGTAATTATCTTTGGAATCCGGCTGATTCTGATGAACAGTGCAGTTCGATACAATTCCGGTCAAAATAATAATATCCAGTGCGACCTGCTCCAGCTCGAACGAAACCCGCTTGTTTTTGCAGTCCTCCAGCGCTCGGCTACCAAACGTAAGCAGCGGAGAGGTGCAGGTTTTCGAAATTCCCAGACCCAGCAGCGGAAGATGGTGCATTTTTTTGCCGCGGCAGGCGAATGCCACCTCGTATTCCTTGGAAAGCGCATCCCCAATACCGGCCCAGAACATTTCGTACGGGGCCTCAGCGATGATTCTTGTATTGATAAATGTATGGCACGCAGGCTGCTTTTGATAGTAATACTGCTGGAAGGAACCATCCGGATTATAAATCACGCTCAGGTTCGTACAGGCCGCGCAGTTGGAGGCCAGAGTTGGGAACGTGAACACGGGCTTGTCCAGCAGATCGCCAAGGGTTTTTACCGTGTCGCAGGCGCGGCCGCCGCCTACCGCAAACAGCAGATCGGCCTGCTGAACCAGCGGCTCCTGGCGGAGCTTTTCCACGTTTTCCATCGTGGAGTCGCCGCCGTACCACAGAAAGCCGAGAAGCTCCACGCGGGAACCCTCCACCCCCTTGATGAGGGCATCCTTTGCTTTTTCCATTGCGGTTTTTCCGCCAATCACGACCGCCTTGTTCCCGTAGTTTCTTGTTAGAAACGGGATTTCCTGATAACAGTCTTCTCCCACACTATAATTCGGCAGATAAATATTCTGGTTTTTCATCTTTGCAGCTCCTCTTTTCTTCCGGCAATTCTCTTTGTTTTCGGGCATAAAAAAACGACCCGCCCATATTAGGACGAATCGATCGTGGTACCACCTAATTTTACATGAAAGTGTTGCTTTCACGCCTTAT
Above is a window of Faecalispora anaeroviscerum DNA encoding:
- a CDS encoding ABC transporter permease; translation: MIKSKTVSAPYLTWMGIFIIVPMILVGYFAFTDQHGAFTLRNLAEVGQYSNVFLRSIWLGLIATVISLLMGYPLAYLISRTSSHRQAILIMLVMLPMWMNFLLRTYAWMTLLEDSGIINTFLVSLGLGRLHLINTAGAVVLGMVYNYIPYMILPIYSVLTKIDQSVIEAAQDLGAGRRKVFLKVILPMSMPGVISGVTMVFVPSVSTFIISKMLGGGGNLLIGDLIDMQFLGSAYNPNLGSAISLVLMLLILICMGIMNQFDEGGSEDGEGMLL
- the potA gene encoding spermidine/putrescine ABC transporter ATP-binding protein, with amino-acid sequence MENNTIISLQNIDVSFGKENVLKSFNLNIRDGEFVTLLGPSGCGKTTTLRIIGGFVTPDTGDVFFNGKKINDLPPHKREVNTIFQKYALFPHLNVFENVAFGMRVHKKPETQIRETVGRMLEMVNLNGFAHRSVNSLSGGQQQRVAIARALANEPKVLLLDEPLGALDLKLRKDMQAELKKIQQQLGITFVFVTHDQEEALSMSDTVVVMDKGRIQQIGTPQDIYNEPQNAFIADFIGESNIIDGVMHRDFLVEFAGRKFDCLDKGFRLMEPVDVVIRPEDIEVVSPVEGHISGVVTSVNFKGVHYEIIVDVQDFKWMIQSTEYQEVGNEIGLILQPDDIHIMKKSEYSGTFGDYSTFSDEMEEDSQPPEEEEEAEN
- a CDS encoding NlpC/P60 family protein, translated to MQKLLAAVAAFAFCLLTVTGLCVPAQAAEVKTSVGLSEHVLKAYTEKWKYNYGSYGQIRNGARYTDCSGLIKSYLWWTGEKTNPNPSLSAVSGTGSGMLKAAKSKGTINYSDSSSLPRTHGLILYQPGHVGVYVGNNTAIDNRDVGYDVKKEAVFGRARNKWTTWFKLTQLSYPSTGFVTYDGNEYYYENGEYAIKTTRTIGDKIYTIGDDGIIDGSALTPEAQACQAAALAEEQAAVQQTAVSDPVPSDVMQAAEELLAPAS
- a CDS encoding VOC family protein encodes the protein MNTKGLLPIALDAVVLECKDMAALSDFYIRLLGWKKNYGEEGEWTDIISPSGGVKIAFQQNEDYITPVWPDEPGAQQQMTHLDFTVHNQEQLELAVQHAVSCGAVKASVQYDAEKWITMIDPAGHPFCFVIWL
- a CDS encoding EAL domain-containing protein, which produces MIKETYSVLLLMTCGASVACGLYAVGGSLTRLNRLFLAICAALAVWAFGLALTGAARTEEICAIGRRVAPLGWGMIGSLTMHAVLLLTGREALLKKRWLFLLIYLPAALAICAFTVFPLFGLNPDTLVRTQYGWVNTSKTDGWDWCYYIYIVLYVTLAAVLLLRWGKRSSSSNEKKQAKIITFSFLIASVLGYATDVLPAFLPVRFPQVSAVFALVMIFAVGYCINRYHFLQPAAISQNEMILSKSTRTNVYLYLGLVLFVGAALLFAGRSFYDEHENAIPVEAVSGLLVIFAIFLASVEHLQLKDIAKEMLVSLSFALMIPFYTLWFSDRGIDVSWSFAFVLMIICLLFNRLIILSTVIVSAFLTQLFAWGYTPPEVLIVSEKNYLGRIGVILFAAAFALYVNKIYTSRLRENSNHLTMQSIASDISHSFVSSRELNIDTKLYAALERCGSFIECDRAYLVLLNTKTATVRYAVEWVSQATDRPPNTLDDATQSICPEIFRQLKDKEALVLKDTRFLPRAAAKLRALLLAHSIRALVAVPIRSKGGIMGFLGFHASRPLSMWNLDSIAFIEIVGLILSDAVIKADDEKKLNYLAFHDQLTGLLNRTQFKKKLAEQICSAEKAHKMIGVVFLDLDAFKSVNDTLGHDQGDRLLMEVSKALKKSIRTGDEVARFGGDEFILMLNQISSGEELIRVMDRLMEVVQRPIQLAEQEFFVTVSAGVALYPQDGDAPELLLKNADTAMYRAKSEGKGRYVICSQEMKDEIQEKTQMVNRLYHALEKNQLVLYYQPQIDVATRQIVGMEALVRWNLPERGIVGPAEFIPLAEQTGLIYAIGEWVMREACLQNKRWLEMGCENLRMAVNVSVQQLRNPKFHQLVEEILQTTNLPPHCLELEITESVANGNTDNIVSMLHQLKALGVSISIDDFGTEYSSLSRLKLLPIDRIKMDTQFVHGIEKDSKDRAISKIIINLAKNLRMKVIAEGVETEPQLAFLSQKMCDEVQGFYYYRPMPANKAETLLRENLCTQKENTLSSEMTGADQEFQPQLP